In a single window of the Papaver somniferum cultivar HN1 chromosome 8, ASM357369v1, whole genome shotgun sequence genome:
- the LOC113303158 gene encoding protein FAR1-RELATED SEQUENCE 4-like isoform X3, protein MNIDLERRPGESDMDDQLKELNNGIHEHESSACVRTRDSTDGELYSVDKVDVNANVNMNYCVNDSASAIASEGNEDVHLDPREGMEFESHEEAFSFYKEYARREGFGVSKRNSRRSRISKKFIDAKFACCRYGTKQASDRVSRPRPTAKIDCKAAMHVKRKVDGAWYVYSFVKEHNHELSRDHAHFFRCHRDTNPNKDKIRTTPTVGVRLNEVCPSLPASFHGFQNGNCFVQGIKNDLGNGPRLALEVGDAQALNEFFLHMQEENPNFFYALDLNRNQNLRNVFWVDAKGRHDYIDFSDVISFDSIYATNGYKVPIAPFIGVNHHGHFILFGCAILADMNKSSFVWLFKTWLRAMGGQVPKVIVTEQGNSMNEAVEEVFPNSRHCYCLWDITRKIPDKLTHVIKRDENFMVKFNKCIYKSWTKVDFEKRWWKMVDRFELREDCWIQSLYEDRQKWVPIYLNDTFLAGMSTSQRSESINFFFDRYVTKVTTLKEFVEQYEVALHDRCEKEAHADFESRQTVLPLKSPSPYEKQMSSIYTREIFKKFQYEVMGAHACHPVKETEDDETVSFRVTDLERQQEFRVVWNGTKLVVSCSCLSFGLGGFLCRHAMIVLQFSGVFSIPTSYILKRWTKDAKNRHILNQISNPVESRGQRYNDLCRRAIRLAEEGSLSLESYNAALLVLEEGINKCVAENDSLSSAGKPRLLTAYGLQNIADKEADSIMSLAAVSNSQVTRRKVGSKRIQSGTEKTNRKRPNEKINIGLDENVACVGMSETLQVMQESRTTMVDSYYGTQGSLQAMVWLNCTIKDSGVLKRRLSILTAVTPLKITCKRWDSGSREHQLVVTMVLNGTCYQWDLRGQGHQTPIHSMPRQTT, encoded by the exons ATGAATATTGATCTTGAGCGTCGCCCGGGTGAAAGCGATATGGATGATCAATTGAAGGAACTCAACAATGGAATTCATGAGCATGAATCAAGTGCTTGTGTACGCACCAGAGACAGCACAGATGGTGAACTGTATAGTGTGGATAAGGTTGATGTGAATGCAAATGTGAATATGAACTATTGTGTTAATGATTCTGCCAGTGCTATTGCCAGTGAAGGTAATGAAGATGTACATTTAGATCCTCGAGAAGGAATGGAATTTGAGTCTCACGAAGAAGCTTTTTCGTTTTACAAAGAATACGCGAGACGTGAAGGGTTTGGTGTTTCTAAAAGAAATAGCCGTCGCTCGAGGATATCTAAAAAATTTATTGATGCGAAATTTGCTTGTTGTAGATATGGGACTAAGCAAGCGAGTGATAGAGTTAGCAGACCAAGACCTACAGCAAAGATAGATTGCAAGGCCGCTATGCATGTTAAGCGAAAGGTTGATGGAGCATggtatgtgtattcttttgttaAAGAGCATAATCATGAGCTGTCACGAGACCATGCGCACTTTTTTCGATGTCACCGAGATACGAATCCAAACAAGGATAAGATTCGCACAACTCCTACTGTAGGAGTACGACTAAACGAGGTCTGTCCTTCACTACCAGCAAGTTTTCATGGGTTTCAAAATGGTAATTGTTTCGTGCAAGGCATTAAAAATGATTTAGGTAACGGGCCCCGGTTAGCTTTAGAAGTAGGAGATGCACAAGCTTTGAATGAGTTTTTCTTGCATATGCAGGAAGAGAATCCCAACTTTTTCTATGCCTTGGATTTGAATAGAAATCAAAATTTGAGAAATGTATTTTGGGTCGATGCTAAGGGTAGACATGATTACATCGACTTTTCtgatgttatttcttttgatagtatATATGCTACAAATGGATATAAAGTGCCAATAGCTCCTTTCATAGGAGTGAATCACCACGGTCACTTTATATTGTTTGGATGTGCAATACTTGCAGATAtgaataaatcatcatttgttTGGCTATTTAAGACATGGCTTAGAGCAATGGGGGGACAAGTGCCAAAAGTAATAGTTACCGAGCAAGGTAATTCCATGAATGAAGCTGTTGAAGAAGTTTTCCCAAATTCAAGACACTGTTATTGTCTGTGGGATATAACGAGAAAGATCCCTGATAAACTCACTCATGTGATTAAGCGTGATGAAAATTTCATGGTGAAATTTAATAAGTGCATCTACAAGTCATGGACGAAGGTGGATTTCGAAAAAAGATGGTGGAAGATGGTTGATAGGTTTGAGCTAAGAGAGGATTGTTGGATTCAGTCGTTGTATGAAGACCGCCAAAAGTGGGTGCCAATATATTTAAATGATACATTTTTGGCTGGGATGTCGACATCACAGCGAAGTGAAAGTATAAATTTTTTCTTTGATAGGTATGTTACAAAGGTTACGACATTGAAAGAGTTTGTAGAACAATATGAAGTGGCTCTGCATGACAGGTGTGAAAAGGAAGCTCATGCAGATTTTGAATCTCGGCAAACAGTCCTCCCTTTAAAGTCCCCGTCACCTTATGAAAAGCAGATGTCATCTATCTATACAAGAGAAATATTTAAGAAGTTCCAATACGAGGTTATGGGAGCACATGCTTGCCACCCTGTAAAGGAAACAGAGGATGATGAAACTGTAAGTTTTAGGGTTACAGATTTGGAGCGCCAGCAAGAGTTTAGAGTAGTGTGGAATGGAACAAAATTAGTTGTTTCATGTTCGTGTCTTTCATTTGGACTCGGAGGCTTCCTTTGTAGGCATGCAATGATTGTTCTCCAATTTTCTGGTGTGTTCAGTATCCCAACCAGCTATATATTGAAGAGATGGACAAAAGATGCAAAAAACAGGCATATCTTAAACCAAATATCTAATCCAGTAGAATCTAGGGGGCAACGCTACAATGATCTTTGTAGAAGAGCTATAAGACTAGCAGAGGAAGGGTCGTTATCGCTAGAGAGCTATAATGCTGCATTATTGGTACTAGAGGAAGGAATTAACAAATGTGTAGCTGAGAATGACTCTCTTAGTAGTGCTGGAAAACCCAGATTATTGACAGCATATGGCCTTCAAAATATTGCTGATAAAGAAGCTGACAGCATCATGTCTTTAGCAGCGGTGTCCAATTCTCAAGTCACCAGGAGAAAAGTGGGATCTAAGAGGATCCAGTCTGGAACCGAGAAGACAAACAGAAAGAGACCAAACGAGAAAATAAAT ATAGGGCTGGATGAAAATGTTGCTTGTGTTGGAATGTCAGAGACTTTACAAGTGATG CAAGAGTCCAGAACAACAATGGTTGATAGTTACTATGGCACCCAAGGGAGCTTGCAAGCGATGGTATGGCTTAATTGTACTATTAA GGACAGTGGGGTTCTAAAGCGCCGGTTGTCAATACTAACAGCTGTTACGCCACTCAAGATAACTTGCAAGAGATG GGACAGTGGGAGTCGAGAGCACCAATTGGTAGTTACTATGGTACTCAACGGAACTTGCTACCAATG GGACCTCCGGGGACAAGGCCACCAAACACCGATACATTCTATGCCACGCCAGACAACTTAA
- the LOC113303158 gene encoding protein FAR1-RELATED SEQUENCE 4-like isoform X1 — protein sequence MNIDLERRPGESDMDDQLKELNNGIHEHESSACVRTRDSTDGELYSVDKVDVNANVNMNYCVNDSASAIASEGNEDVHLDPREGMEFESHEEAFSFYKEYARREGFGVSKRNSRRSRISKKFIDAKFACCRYGTKQASDRVSRPRPTAKIDCKAAMHVKRKVDGAWYVYSFVKEHNHELSRDHAHFFRCHRDTNPNKDKIRTTPTVGVRLNEVCPSLPASFHGFQNGNCFVQGIKNDLGNGPRLALEVGDAQALNEFFLHMQEENPNFFYALDLNRNQNLRNVFWVDAKGRHDYIDFSDVISFDSIYATNGYKVPIAPFIGVNHHGHFILFGCAILADMNKSSFVWLFKTWLRAMGGQVPKVIVTEQGNSMNEAVEEVFPNSRHCYCLWDITRKIPDKLTHVIKRDENFMVKFNKCIYKSWTKVDFEKRWWKMVDRFELREDCWIQSLYEDRQKWVPIYLNDTFLAGMSTSQRSESINFFFDRYVTKVTTLKEFVEQYEVALHDRCEKEAHADFESRQTVLPLKSPSPYEKQMSSIYTREIFKKFQYEVMGAHACHPVKETEDDETVSFRVTDLERQQEFRVVWNGTKLVVSCSCLSFGLGGFLCRHAMIVLQFSGVFSIPTSYILKRWTKDAKNRHILNQISNPVESRGQRYNDLCRRAIRLAEEGSLSLESYNAALLVLEEGINKCVAENDSLSSAGKPRLLTAYGLQNIADKEADSIMSLAAVSNSQVTRRKVGSKRIQSGTEKTNRKRPNEKINIGLDENVACVGMSETLQVMGQQESRTTMVDSYYGTQGSLQAMVWLNCTIKDSGVLKRRLSILTAVTPLKITCKRWDSGSREHQLVVTMVLNGTCYQWDLRGQGHQTPIHSMPRQTT from the exons ATGAATATTGATCTTGAGCGTCGCCCGGGTGAAAGCGATATGGATGATCAATTGAAGGAACTCAACAATGGAATTCATGAGCATGAATCAAGTGCTTGTGTACGCACCAGAGACAGCACAGATGGTGAACTGTATAGTGTGGATAAGGTTGATGTGAATGCAAATGTGAATATGAACTATTGTGTTAATGATTCTGCCAGTGCTATTGCCAGTGAAGGTAATGAAGATGTACATTTAGATCCTCGAGAAGGAATGGAATTTGAGTCTCACGAAGAAGCTTTTTCGTTTTACAAAGAATACGCGAGACGTGAAGGGTTTGGTGTTTCTAAAAGAAATAGCCGTCGCTCGAGGATATCTAAAAAATTTATTGATGCGAAATTTGCTTGTTGTAGATATGGGACTAAGCAAGCGAGTGATAGAGTTAGCAGACCAAGACCTACAGCAAAGATAGATTGCAAGGCCGCTATGCATGTTAAGCGAAAGGTTGATGGAGCATggtatgtgtattcttttgttaAAGAGCATAATCATGAGCTGTCACGAGACCATGCGCACTTTTTTCGATGTCACCGAGATACGAATCCAAACAAGGATAAGATTCGCACAACTCCTACTGTAGGAGTACGACTAAACGAGGTCTGTCCTTCACTACCAGCAAGTTTTCATGGGTTTCAAAATGGTAATTGTTTCGTGCAAGGCATTAAAAATGATTTAGGTAACGGGCCCCGGTTAGCTTTAGAAGTAGGAGATGCACAAGCTTTGAATGAGTTTTTCTTGCATATGCAGGAAGAGAATCCCAACTTTTTCTATGCCTTGGATTTGAATAGAAATCAAAATTTGAGAAATGTATTTTGGGTCGATGCTAAGGGTAGACATGATTACATCGACTTTTCtgatgttatttcttttgatagtatATATGCTACAAATGGATATAAAGTGCCAATAGCTCCTTTCATAGGAGTGAATCACCACGGTCACTTTATATTGTTTGGATGTGCAATACTTGCAGATAtgaataaatcatcatttgttTGGCTATTTAAGACATGGCTTAGAGCAATGGGGGGACAAGTGCCAAAAGTAATAGTTACCGAGCAAGGTAATTCCATGAATGAAGCTGTTGAAGAAGTTTTCCCAAATTCAAGACACTGTTATTGTCTGTGGGATATAACGAGAAAGATCCCTGATAAACTCACTCATGTGATTAAGCGTGATGAAAATTTCATGGTGAAATTTAATAAGTGCATCTACAAGTCATGGACGAAGGTGGATTTCGAAAAAAGATGGTGGAAGATGGTTGATAGGTTTGAGCTAAGAGAGGATTGTTGGATTCAGTCGTTGTATGAAGACCGCCAAAAGTGGGTGCCAATATATTTAAATGATACATTTTTGGCTGGGATGTCGACATCACAGCGAAGTGAAAGTATAAATTTTTTCTTTGATAGGTATGTTACAAAGGTTACGACATTGAAAGAGTTTGTAGAACAATATGAAGTGGCTCTGCATGACAGGTGTGAAAAGGAAGCTCATGCAGATTTTGAATCTCGGCAAACAGTCCTCCCTTTAAAGTCCCCGTCACCTTATGAAAAGCAGATGTCATCTATCTATACAAGAGAAATATTTAAGAAGTTCCAATACGAGGTTATGGGAGCACATGCTTGCCACCCTGTAAAGGAAACAGAGGATGATGAAACTGTAAGTTTTAGGGTTACAGATTTGGAGCGCCAGCAAGAGTTTAGAGTAGTGTGGAATGGAACAAAATTAGTTGTTTCATGTTCGTGTCTTTCATTTGGACTCGGAGGCTTCCTTTGTAGGCATGCAATGATTGTTCTCCAATTTTCTGGTGTGTTCAGTATCCCAACCAGCTATATATTGAAGAGATGGACAAAAGATGCAAAAAACAGGCATATCTTAAACCAAATATCTAATCCAGTAGAATCTAGGGGGCAACGCTACAATGATCTTTGTAGAAGAGCTATAAGACTAGCAGAGGAAGGGTCGTTATCGCTAGAGAGCTATAATGCTGCATTATTGGTACTAGAGGAAGGAATTAACAAATGTGTAGCTGAGAATGACTCTCTTAGTAGTGCTGGAAAACCCAGATTATTGACAGCATATGGCCTTCAAAATATTGCTGATAAAGAAGCTGACAGCATCATGTCTTTAGCAGCGGTGTCCAATTCTCAAGTCACCAGGAGAAAAGTGGGATCTAAGAGGATCCAGTCTGGAACCGAGAAGACAAACAGAAAGAGACCAAACGAGAAAATAAAT ATAGGGCTGGATGAAAATGTTGCTTGTGTTGGAATGTCAGAGACTTTACAAGTGATG GGACAGCAAGAGTCCAGAACAACAATGGTTGATAGTTACTATGGCACCCAAGGGAGCTTGCAAGCGATGGTATGGCTTAATTGTACTATTAA GGACAGTGGGGTTCTAAAGCGCCGGTTGTCAATACTAACAGCTGTTACGCCACTCAAGATAACTTGCAAGAGATG GGACAGTGGGAGTCGAGAGCACCAATTGGTAGTTACTATGGTACTCAACGGAACTTGCTACCAATG GGACCTCCGGGGACAAGGCCACCAAACACCGATACATTCTATGCCACGCCAGACAACTTAA
- the LOC113303158 gene encoding protein FAR1-RELATED SEQUENCE 4-like isoform X2, with protein sequence MNIDLERRPGESDMDDQLKELNNGIHEHESSACVRTRDSTDGELYSVDKVDVNANVNMNYCVNDSASAIASEGNEDVHLDPREGMEFESHEEAFSFYKEYARREGFGVSKRNSRRSRISKKFIDAKFACCRYGTKQASDRVSRPRPTAKIDCKAAMHVKRKVDGAWYVYSFVKEHNHELSRDHAHFFRCHRDTNPNKDKIRTTPTVGVRLNEVCPSLPASFHGFQNGNCFVQGIKNDLGNGPRLALEVGDAQALNEFFLHMQEENPNFFYALDLNRNQNLRNVFWVDAKGRHDYIDFSDVISFDSIYATNGYKVPIAPFIGVNHHGHFILFGCAILADMNKSSFVWLFKTWLRAMGGQVPKVIVTEQGNSMNEAVEEVFPNSRHCYCLWDITRKIPDKLTHVIKRDENFMVKFNKCIYKSWTKVDFEKRWWKMVDRFELREDCWIQSLYEDRQKWVPIYLNDTFLAGMSTSQRSESINFFFDRYVTKVTTLKEFVEQYEVALHDRCEKEAHADFESRQTVLPLKSPSPYEKQMSSIYTREIFKKFQYEVMGAHACHPVKETEDDETVSFRVTDLERQQEFRVVWNGTKLVVSCSCLSFGLGGFLCRHAMIVLQFSGVFSIPTSYILKRWTKDAKNRHILNQISNPVESRGQRYNDLCRRAIRLAEEGSLSLESYNAALLVLEEGINKCVAENDSLSSAGKPRLLTAYGLQNIADKEADSIMSLAAVSNSQVTRRKVGSKRIQSGTEKTNRKRPNEKINIGLDENVACVGMSETLQVMGQQESRTTMVDSYYGTQGSLQAMGQWGSKAPVVNTNSCYATQDNLQEMGQWESRAPIGSYYGTQRNLLPMGPPGTRPPNTDTFYATPDNLRGMRNK encoded by the exons ATGAATATTGATCTTGAGCGTCGCCCGGGTGAAAGCGATATGGATGATCAATTGAAGGAACTCAACAATGGAATTCATGAGCATGAATCAAGTGCTTGTGTACGCACCAGAGACAGCACAGATGGTGAACTGTATAGTGTGGATAAGGTTGATGTGAATGCAAATGTGAATATGAACTATTGTGTTAATGATTCTGCCAGTGCTATTGCCAGTGAAGGTAATGAAGATGTACATTTAGATCCTCGAGAAGGAATGGAATTTGAGTCTCACGAAGAAGCTTTTTCGTTTTACAAAGAATACGCGAGACGTGAAGGGTTTGGTGTTTCTAAAAGAAATAGCCGTCGCTCGAGGATATCTAAAAAATTTATTGATGCGAAATTTGCTTGTTGTAGATATGGGACTAAGCAAGCGAGTGATAGAGTTAGCAGACCAAGACCTACAGCAAAGATAGATTGCAAGGCCGCTATGCATGTTAAGCGAAAGGTTGATGGAGCATggtatgtgtattcttttgttaAAGAGCATAATCATGAGCTGTCACGAGACCATGCGCACTTTTTTCGATGTCACCGAGATACGAATCCAAACAAGGATAAGATTCGCACAACTCCTACTGTAGGAGTACGACTAAACGAGGTCTGTCCTTCACTACCAGCAAGTTTTCATGGGTTTCAAAATGGTAATTGTTTCGTGCAAGGCATTAAAAATGATTTAGGTAACGGGCCCCGGTTAGCTTTAGAAGTAGGAGATGCACAAGCTTTGAATGAGTTTTTCTTGCATATGCAGGAAGAGAATCCCAACTTTTTCTATGCCTTGGATTTGAATAGAAATCAAAATTTGAGAAATGTATTTTGGGTCGATGCTAAGGGTAGACATGATTACATCGACTTTTCtgatgttatttcttttgatagtatATATGCTACAAATGGATATAAAGTGCCAATAGCTCCTTTCATAGGAGTGAATCACCACGGTCACTTTATATTGTTTGGATGTGCAATACTTGCAGATAtgaataaatcatcatttgttTGGCTATTTAAGACATGGCTTAGAGCAATGGGGGGACAAGTGCCAAAAGTAATAGTTACCGAGCAAGGTAATTCCATGAATGAAGCTGTTGAAGAAGTTTTCCCAAATTCAAGACACTGTTATTGTCTGTGGGATATAACGAGAAAGATCCCTGATAAACTCACTCATGTGATTAAGCGTGATGAAAATTTCATGGTGAAATTTAATAAGTGCATCTACAAGTCATGGACGAAGGTGGATTTCGAAAAAAGATGGTGGAAGATGGTTGATAGGTTTGAGCTAAGAGAGGATTGTTGGATTCAGTCGTTGTATGAAGACCGCCAAAAGTGGGTGCCAATATATTTAAATGATACATTTTTGGCTGGGATGTCGACATCACAGCGAAGTGAAAGTATAAATTTTTTCTTTGATAGGTATGTTACAAAGGTTACGACATTGAAAGAGTTTGTAGAACAATATGAAGTGGCTCTGCATGACAGGTGTGAAAAGGAAGCTCATGCAGATTTTGAATCTCGGCAAACAGTCCTCCCTTTAAAGTCCCCGTCACCTTATGAAAAGCAGATGTCATCTATCTATACAAGAGAAATATTTAAGAAGTTCCAATACGAGGTTATGGGAGCACATGCTTGCCACCCTGTAAAGGAAACAGAGGATGATGAAACTGTAAGTTTTAGGGTTACAGATTTGGAGCGCCAGCAAGAGTTTAGAGTAGTGTGGAATGGAACAAAATTAGTTGTTTCATGTTCGTGTCTTTCATTTGGACTCGGAGGCTTCCTTTGTAGGCATGCAATGATTGTTCTCCAATTTTCTGGTGTGTTCAGTATCCCAACCAGCTATATATTGAAGAGATGGACAAAAGATGCAAAAAACAGGCATATCTTAAACCAAATATCTAATCCAGTAGAATCTAGGGGGCAACGCTACAATGATCTTTGTAGAAGAGCTATAAGACTAGCAGAGGAAGGGTCGTTATCGCTAGAGAGCTATAATGCTGCATTATTGGTACTAGAGGAAGGAATTAACAAATGTGTAGCTGAGAATGACTCTCTTAGTAGTGCTGGAAAACCCAGATTATTGACAGCATATGGCCTTCAAAATATTGCTGATAAAGAAGCTGACAGCATCATGTCTTTAGCAGCGGTGTCCAATTCTCAAGTCACCAGGAGAAAAGTGGGATCTAAGAGGATCCAGTCTGGAACCGAGAAGACAAACAGAAAGAGACCAAACGAGAAAATAAAT ATAGGGCTGGATGAAAATGTTGCTTGTGTTGGAATGTCAGAGACTTTACAAGTGATG GGACAGCAAGAGTCCAGAACAACAATGGTTGATAGTTACTATGGCACCCAAGGGAGCTTGCAAGCGATG GGACAGTGGGGTTCTAAAGCGCCGGTTGTCAATACTAACAGCTGTTACGCCACTCAAGATAACTTGCAAGAGATG GGACAGTGGGAGTCGAGAGCACCAATTGGTAGTTACTATGGTACTCAACGGAACTTGCTACCAATG GGACCTCCGGGGACAAGGCCACCAAACACCGATACATTCTATGCCACGCCAGACAACTTAAGAGGAATG AGGAACAAGTGA
- the LOC113303158 gene encoding protein FAR1-RELATED SEQUENCE 4-like isoform X4, whose amino-acid sequence MNIDLERRPGESDMDDQLKELNNGIHEHESSACVRTRDSTDGELYSVDKVDVNANVNMNYCVNDSASAIASEGNEDVHLDPREGMEFESHEEAFSFYKEYARREGFGVSKRNSRRSRISKKFIDAKFACCRYGTKQASDRVSRPRPTAKIDCKAAMHVKRKVDGAWYVYSFVKEHNHELSRDHAHFFRCHRDTNPNKDKIRTTPTVGVRLNEVCPSLPASFHGFQNGNCFVQGIKNDLGNGPRLALEVGDAQALNEFFLHMQEENPNFFYALDLNRNQNLRNVFWVDAKGRHDYIDFSDVISFDSIYATNGYKVPIAPFIGVNHHGHFILFGCAILADMNKSSFVWLFKTWLRAMGGQVPKVIVTEQGNSMNEAVEEVFPNSRHCYCLWDITRKIPDKLTHVIKRDENFMVKFNKCIYKSWTKVDFEKRWWKMVDRFELREDCWIQSLYEDRQKWVPIYLNDTFLAGMSTSQRSESINFFFDRYVTKVTTLKEFVEQYEVALHDRCEKEAHADFESRQTVLPLKSPSPYEKQMSSIYTREIFKKFQYEVMGAHACHPVKETEDDETVSFRVTDLERQQEFRVVWNGTKLVVSCSCLSFGLGGFLCRHAMIVLQFSGVFSIPTSYILKRWTKDAKNRHILNQISNPVESRGQRYNDLCRRAIRLAEEGSLSLESYNAALLVLEEGINKCVAENDSLSSAGKPRLLTAYGLQNIADKEADSIMSLAAVSNSQVTRRKVGSKRIQSGTEKTNRKRPNEKINIGLDENVACVGMSETLQVMQESRTTMVDSYYGTQGSLQAMGQWGSKAPVVNTNSCYATQDNLQEMGQWESRAPIGSYYGTQRNLLPMGPPGTRPPNTDTFYATPDNLRGMRNK is encoded by the exons ATGAATATTGATCTTGAGCGTCGCCCGGGTGAAAGCGATATGGATGATCAATTGAAGGAACTCAACAATGGAATTCATGAGCATGAATCAAGTGCTTGTGTACGCACCAGAGACAGCACAGATGGTGAACTGTATAGTGTGGATAAGGTTGATGTGAATGCAAATGTGAATATGAACTATTGTGTTAATGATTCTGCCAGTGCTATTGCCAGTGAAGGTAATGAAGATGTACATTTAGATCCTCGAGAAGGAATGGAATTTGAGTCTCACGAAGAAGCTTTTTCGTTTTACAAAGAATACGCGAGACGTGAAGGGTTTGGTGTTTCTAAAAGAAATAGCCGTCGCTCGAGGATATCTAAAAAATTTATTGATGCGAAATTTGCTTGTTGTAGATATGGGACTAAGCAAGCGAGTGATAGAGTTAGCAGACCAAGACCTACAGCAAAGATAGATTGCAAGGCCGCTATGCATGTTAAGCGAAAGGTTGATGGAGCATggtatgtgtattcttttgttaAAGAGCATAATCATGAGCTGTCACGAGACCATGCGCACTTTTTTCGATGTCACCGAGATACGAATCCAAACAAGGATAAGATTCGCACAACTCCTACTGTAGGAGTACGACTAAACGAGGTCTGTCCTTCACTACCAGCAAGTTTTCATGGGTTTCAAAATGGTAATTGTTTCGTGCAAGGCATTAAAAATGATTTAGGTAACGGGCCCCGGTTAGCTTTAGAAGTAGGAGATGCACAAGCTTTGAATGAGTTTTTCTTGCATATGCAGGAAGAGAATCCCAACTTTTTCTATGCCTTGGATTTGAATAGAAATCAAAATTTGAGAAATGTATTTTGGGTCGATGCTAAGGGTAGACATGATTACATCGACTTTTCtgatgttatttcttttgatagtatATATGCTACAAATGGATATAAAGTGCCAATAGCTCCTTTCATAGGAGTGAATCACCACGGTCACTTTATATTGTTTGGATGTGCAATACTTGCAGATAtgaataaatcatcatttgttTGGCTATTTAAGACATGGCTTAGAGCAATGGGGGGACAAGTGCCAAAAGTAATAGTTACCGAGCAAGGTAATTCCATGAATGAAGCTGTTGAAGAAGTTTTCCCAAATTCAAGACACTGTTATTGTCTGTGGGATATAACGAGAAAGATCCCTGATAAACTCACTCATGTGATTAAGCGTGATGAAAATTTCATGGTGAAATTTAATAAGTGCATCTACAAGTCATGGACGAAGGTGGATTTCGAAAAAAGATGGTGGAAGATGGTTGATAGGTTTGAGCTAAGAGAGGATTGTTGGATTCAGTCGTTGTATGAAGACCGCCAAAAGTGGGTGCCAATATATTTAAATGATACATTTTTGGCTGGGATGTCGACATCACAGCGAAGTGAAAGTATAAATTTTTTCTTTGATAGGTATGTTACAAAGGTTACGACATTGAAAGAGTTTGTAGAACAATATGAAGTGGCTCTGCATGACAGGTGTGAAAAGGAAGCTCATGCAGATTTTGAATCTCGGCAAACAGTCCTCCCTTTAAAGTCCCCGTCACCTTATGAAAAGCAGATGTCATCTATCTATACAAGAGAAATATTTAAGAAGTTCCAATACGAGGTTATGGGAGCACATGCTTGCCACCCTGTAAAGGAAACAGAGGATGATGAAACTGTAAGTTTTAGGGTTACAGATTTGGAGCGCCAGCAAGAGTTTAGAGTAGTGTGGAATGGAACAAAATTAGTTGTTTCATGTTCGTGTCTTTCATTTGGACTCGGAGGCTTCCTTTGTAGGCATGCAATGATTGTTCTCCAATTTTCTGGTGTGTTCAGTATCCCAACCAGCTATATATTGAAGAGATGGACAAAAGATGCAAAAAACAGGCATATCTTAAACCAAATATCTAATCCAGTAGAATCTAGGGGGCAACGCTACAATGATCTTTGTAGAAGAGCTATAAGACTAGCAGAGGAAGGGTCGTTATCGCTAGAGAGCTATAATGCTGCATTATTGGTACTAGAGGAAGGAATTAACAAATGTGTAGCTGAGAATGACTCTCTTAGTAGTGCTGGAAAACCCAGATTATTGACAGCATATGGCCTTCAAAATATTGCTGATAAAGAAGCTGACAGCATCATGTCTTTAGCAGCGGTGTCCAATTCTCAAGTCACCAGGAGAAAAGTGGGATCTAAGAGGATCCAGTCTGGAACCGAGAAGACAAACAGAAAGAGACCAAACGAGAAAATAAAT ATAGGGCTGGATGAAAATGTTGCTTGTGTTGGAATGTCAGAGACTTTACAAGTGATG CAAGAGTCCAGAACAACAATGGTTGATAGTTACTATGGCACCCAAGGGAGCTTGCAAGCGATG GGACAGTGGGGTTCTAAAGCGCCGGTTGTCAATACTAACAGCTGTTACGCCACTCAAGATAACTTGCAAGAGATG GGACAGTGGGAGTCGAGAGCACCAATTGGTAGTTACTATGGTACTCAACGGAACTTGCTACCAATG GGACCTCCGGGGACAAGGCCACCAAACACCGATACATTCTATGCCACGCCAGACAACTTAAGAGGAATG AGGAACAAGTGA